From a single Granulicella aggregans genomic region:
- a CDS encoding TolC family protein, with amino-acid sequence MATVAQLDASHTYTLTELIDLAEQNNPRTRIAWERARQRANELGIAKSAYLPVIVFQAIGGDQRTISPFPKALEPRGYNMVEIPIVQPELELQYLLYDFGTREARVDGALAEKIASGANFVQANQEVAFRVATAYYRLLTAQERLQATRETLKTGQTTQDAAEAQLANGRSTVPDVLNAKAETSQDVFDMESADGDEKIARVQLAEAVGAEPSPNVNIDAMTNAPLPEQLTVSIEELIDRAIKDRPDLAAQAAEIRAADDRIRVAKGEYRPRITLSGSGAQTSIWPSPDIGSLGQASQPTWAAILGVEWRVFDGGARRNELAAAQSKKREAQDELTEKRDQATREVWTAYIAFRTALRKQQAAVALLEAANESYDASLEAYKYGVKNLIDVVTAERQLAQARLSGVSARSQLFLEAVDLEFVTGNLLRSLPPATKLHAQEGPAK; translated from the coding sequence GTGGCAACGGTCGCGCAGCTCGACGCCTCGCACACCTACACCTTGACTGAACTGATCGATCTCGCGGAACAGAACAACCCGCGCACACGCATCGCGTGGGAGCGCGCAAGGCAGCGGGCCAATGAGCTTGGAATCGCGAAGAGCGCGTATCTGCCGGTCATCGTCTTCCAGGCGATCGGAGGCGATCAGCGTACTATCAGCCCCTTCCCGAAAGCGCTGGAGCCGCGCGGGTACAACATGGTCGAGATCCCGATCGTGCAACCCGAGCTGGAATTGCAATACCTGCTCTACGACTTCGGAACGAGGGAGGCCCGCGTCGACGGCGCACTGGCGGAGAAGATCGCTTCGGGTGCCAACTTTGTGCAGGCCAACCAGGAGGTCGCCTTTCGCGTCGCGACGGCCTACTACCGGCTGCTGACCGCCCAGGAGCGCCTGCAGGCCACGCGAGAGACGCTGAAGACGGGTCAGACGACGCAGGACGCTGCCGAGGCGCAGCTCGCAAACGGCCGTTCTACGGTGCCCGATGTTTTGAATGCGAAGGCGGAGACCTCGCAGGATGTCTTCGACATGGAGTCGGCGGATGGCGACGAGAAGATCGCCCGGGTGCAGCTTGCAGAGGCGGTGGGCGCGGAGCCTTCTCCAAACGTAAACATCGACGCCATGACCAACGCGCCGTTACCGGAGCAACTGACCGTGTCGATTGAAGAGCTGATCGATCGCGCCATTAAGGACAGGCCAGACCTCGCGGCACAGGCTGCTGAGATCCGCGCCGCCGATGACCGCATCCGCGTAGCCAAGGGAGAGTACCGGCCCCGCATCACGCTCTCGGGCAGCGGAGCCCAGACGTCCATCTGGCCCTCGCCGGATATCGGGTCGCTAGGCCAAGCCAGCCAGCCTACATGGGCAGCCATACTGGGAGTCGAATGGCGAGTCTTCGACGGCGGAGCCAGGCGCAACGAGCTCGCGGCGGCGCAGTCGAAGAAGCGCGAGGCCCAGGATGAGCTGACGGAGAAGCGCGACCAGGCGACGCGGGAGGTCTGGACGGCGTACATCGCGTTCCGCACGGCGTTGCGGAAGCAGCAGGCAGCCGTGGCGTTGCTTGAGGCTGCAAATGAGTCGTACGATGCCTCGCTTGAAGCCTACAAATACGGAGTGAAGAATCTGATCGACGTTGTCACGGCCGAACGTCAGCTCGCGCAGGCTCGCCTCTCGGGAGTATCGGCTCGGTCGCAGTTGTTCCTCGAAGCCGTCGACCTTGAATTCGTCACCGGCAATCTATTACGGAGTCTGCCTCCGGCAACCAAACTTCACGCACAGGAAGGACCAGCGAAATGA
- a CDS encoding YtcA family lipoprotein, protein MTRFSLRSIARPIAASAACLVLAGCNHAPSIDVIGSFFPVWMLCILIAIPLTFAARVALVRFHLENEVGPLVLFYPCLVILLTSLLWLIFFR, encoded by the coding sequence ATGACCCGCTTCTCCTTGAGATCGATTGCAAGACCGATCGCGGCCTCCGCGGCTTGCCTGGTTCTTGCCGGCTGCAATCATGCCCCCAGCATCGACGTGATTGGGTCATTCTTTCCCGTCTGGATGCTTTGTATCTTGATTGCGATTCCGCTGACCTTCGCCGCGCGGGTCGCGCTGGTTCGCTTCCACCTGGAGAATGAAGTGGGCCCTCTGGTCCTCTTTTATCCCTGCCTCGTCATTCTGCTTACCAGCCTTTTGTGGCTGATCTTCTTCCGCTAG
- a CDS encoding efflux RND transporter periplasmic adaptor subunit gives MDTIDQTSGSPAAVKPNSATGRIIGIAVVASALLLLIVAMLQVDLHPRTDDASVRANFIEIAPEVSGRLVDLPVKDNAFVKQGETLFVIDPRPYEYALQQALSDQDALEQQIIDAKRHIAAQASAAEAARAGVYNSRTGIQTAGSSIDVAAAAVTRARAAVEAAGAQLKLVTNNLHRIEPLLEKKYVTVEQIDQANTAVRVAQGNYDEAQAALLQAQASQQQASLKKIEASSLSIEQEAKLGQALHTIDTVDTLVSQRPAKAAKVDSARLDLERTRVVAPFNAYVTNMNISVGAYARPGAPLFTLIDTRTWYVIANYRESKLKNIHIGQHADLYLMGHPDRRFNGTVESVGYGVFPEDGGVAQGLPNIERTLNWVHLSSRFPVRIRVNDPDPELFRIGATAVTVVR, from the coding sequence ATGGACACGATCGATCAGACCTCAGGTTCGCCCGCAGCGGTTAAGCCCAACTCCGCCACAGGCCGCATCATCGGTATTGCCGTGGTTGCATCCGCGCTTCTGCTCCTCATTGTCGCGATGCTGCAAGTCGACCTTCATCCCCGAACCGACGACGCCAGCGTGAGGGCAAACTTCATCGAAATCGCCCCTGAAGTAAGCGGACGGCTCGTCGATCTCCCAGTAAAGGACAATGCCTTCGTCAAACAGGGCGAGACGCTCTTCGTCATCGATCCTCGCCCCTATGAGTATGCCCTTCAGCAGGCCCTCTCCGACCAGGATGCGCTGGAGCAGCAGATCATCGACGCGAAGCGTCACATCGCCGCGCAGGCCAGCGCCGCCGAGGCTGCTCGAGCCGGTGTCTACAACTCTCGCACCGGGATACAGACCGCCGGCAGCAGCATCGATGTCGCTGCCGCGGCCGTGACAAGAGCGAGAGCAGCGGTTGAGGCAGCAGGGGCGCAATTAAAGCTGGTCACCAACAACCTGCACCGTATAGAGCCGCTGCTCGAAAAGAAGTACGTGACGGTCGAACAGATCGACCAGGCGAACACCGCCGTCCGCGTCGCCCAAGGCAACTACGACGAGGCCCAGGCCGCACTGCTGCAGGCTCAGGCATCGCAGCAACAGGCAAGCCTCAAGAAGATCGAAGCGTCTTCCCTCTCCATCGAGCAGGAGGCAAAGCTGGGCCAGGCTCTGCACACAATCGATACCGTTGACACGCTGGTATCTCAGCGGCCCGCAAAAGCTGCAAAGGTCGATAGCGCGCGCCTTGATCTCGAACGAACGCGCGTCGTGGCGCCGTTCAATGCCTACGTCACGAACATGAACATCTCGGTCGGTGCCTACGCCCGGCCGGGAGCCCCGTTGTTTACGCTGATCGATACGCGCACCTGGTACGTGATCGCGAACTATCGAGAGTCGAAGCTGAAGAACATCCATATCGGCCAGCATGCGGACCTTTACCTGATGGGGCACCCCGACCGCCGCTTCAATGGCACGGTTGAAAGTGTCGGCTATGGGGTCTTCCCGGAAGATGGCGGGGTGGCGCAAGGCCTGCCGAACATCGAGCGCACACTGAACTGGGTGCATCTCTCTTCGCGCTTCCCAGTACGTATCCGGGTGAACGATCCTGATCCCGAACTCTTCCGCATCGGAGCGACCGCTGTGACGGTCGTGCGCTAG